A DNA window from Engystomops pustulosus chromosome 6, aEngPut4.maternal, whole genome shotgun sequence contains the following coding sequences:
- the LOC140134585 gene encoding B-cell receptor CD22-like isoform X1: protein MEALQQIYLLLICQGFYLGSVCQRWTFPSGITALIGSCVEIPCTYHPGGTSDASGTVWYSNKHYDFDPVILNTEDSSSVIAEYKDRTSLVPGHESCTLRIDPVRKADDGGEYYPGIDTSLNAQDKQSRTVRLHITGTSYIQLSVPDIMTEGEATTIRCAVDHTCGSSPPDLQWNKPGHVIKKSVDLKYGSWREESELTYTPSYEDDGSLIQCTATHPIAGKRTKTLSILYAPKNVTVIGMDEVMEGSDVTLQCNSVSRPDVSEYEWYKGETRLPDRGREMTVRNVTRDKEPYSCVARNTVGRGESAPIQITVTYAPAGVHITVRNDHELVCDFRSSRPDVTHYTWMKDGSILHNETGKTLTIDNNGERYGRYSCIAHNTAGNSSSQEIHIQREVNLLMILGIVAGIFILLFLILIVYIRRKKKSTLKTSANYGRVSTSSPHSVTMTMDENQYGNIRNNHHTQPLSIESEPSVDMALEENHVIYSNSAAMQPSNEVEYSVISHRQEDRSRPTSSRVIDADLVDYATLKY, encoded by the exons ATGGAGGCGTTGCAGCAGatttatcttctcctcatctgtcAGG GCTTCTATCTGGGGTCTGTGTGTCAGCGATGGACCTTCCCTTCTGGGATCACGGCTCTGATTGGCTCCTGTGTGGAGATCCCTTGTACATATCATCCTGGCGGGACATCAGATGCATCCGGCACTGTGTGGTACAGTAACAAACATTATGACTTTGATCCTGTCATCTTAAACACCGAGGACTCATCATCCGTAATAGCAGAATACAAAGACAGGACCTCCCTGGTGCCCGGACATGAGAGCTGTACCCTGCGGATAGACCCTGTGAGAAAAGCGGATGATGGTGGTGAATATTATCCAGGGATAGATACCAGTTTAAATGCACAAGATAAACAATCTAGAACAGTGCGTCTCCATATCACAG GAACATCGTACATTCAACTTTCTGTGCCTGACATTATGACTGAAGGAGAAGCCACCACTATACGATGTGCAGTAGATCACACGTGCGGCTCCAGTCCTCCTGATCTACAATGGAACAAACCCGGTCATGTTATAAAGAAGTCAGTGGATCTAAAGTACGGATCATGGAGAGAAGAATCAGAACTGACTTATACTCCttcctatgaggatgatgggagtctTATCCAGTGCACGGCTACACATCCTATAGCTGGAAAGAGAACAAAGACTCTGAGCATCCTCT ATGCACCTAAAAATGTCACAGTGATCGGGATGGATGAAGTGATGGAAGGAAGTGACGTGACGTTACAATGTAACAGCGTCTCCAGGCCTGATGTATCTGAGTATGAATGGTACAAAGGGGAAACCAGATTACCAGACAGAGGACGGGAGATGACAGTGAGGAATGTGACCAGGGACAAGGAGCCCTATTCCTGTGTTGCCCGAAATACTGTGGGAAGAGGAGAATCCGCCCCCATACAGATCACtgtgacat ATGCGCCAGCTGGAGTCCACATCACTGTGAGGAATGACCATGAGTTGGTGTGTGATTTCCGGAGCAGCCGTCCTGATGTAACTCACTACACCTGGATGAAGGATGGATCCATATTACACAATGAGACAGGGAAGACACTGACCATAGACAACAACGGGGAGCGCTACGGCCGCTATTCATGTATTGCCCACAACACGGCTGGGAATTCCTCCTCACAAGAGATCCACATACAAC gTGAAGTCAATTTACTTATGATTTTGGGGATAGTGGCTGGAATATTCATTCTGCTGTTTTTGATTCTAATCGTTTACATAAG GCGAAAGAAGAAGTCCACTCTTAAGACCTCTGCAAATTATGGAAGAGTCTCCACCAGTAGTCCTCATAGC GTCACAATGACTATGGATGAAAATCAGTATGGAAATATCCGGAACAATCACCACACTCAACCACTTTCCATTGAATCAGA GCCTTCAGTGGACATGGCCCTTGAAGAAAATCATGTGATTTACAGTAATAGTGCA GCCATGCAGCCATCGAATGAAGTTGAGTATTCTGTTATCTCCCATAGACAGGAGGACCGGAGTAGACCTACCTCTTCTAGAGTCATCGATGCAGATCTTGTGGATTATGCAACTTTGAAATATTAA
- the LOC140134585 gene encoding B-cell receptor CD22-like isoform X2 gives MEALQQIYLLLICQGFYLGSVCQRWTFPSGITALIGSCVEIPCTYHPGGTSDASGTVWYSNKHYDFDPVILNTEDSSSVIAEYKDRTSLVPGHESCTLRIDPVRKADDGGEYYPGIDTSLNAQDKQSRTVRLHITGTSYIQLSVPDIMTEGEATTIRCAVDHTCGSSPPDLQWNKPGHVIKKSVDLKYGSWREESELTYTPSYEDDGSLIQCTATHPIAGKRTKTLSILYAPKNVTVIGMDEVMEGSDVTLQCNSVSRPDVSEYEWYKGETRLPDRGREMTVRNVTRDKEPYSCVARNTVGRGESAPIQITVTYAPAGVHITVRNDHELVCDFRSSRPDVTHYTWMKDGSILHNETGKTLTIDNNGERYGRYSCIAHNTAGNSSSQEIHIQREVNLLMILGIVAGIFILLFLILIVYIRRKKKSTLKTSANYGRVSTSSPHSVTMTMDENQYGNIRNNHHTQPLSIESEPCSHRMKLSILLSPIDRRTGVDLPLLESSMQILWIMQL, from the exons ATGGAGGCGTTGCAGCAGatttatcttctcctcatctgtcAGG GCTTCTATCTGGGGTCTGTGTGTCAGCGATGGACCTTCCCTTCTGGGATCACGGCTCTGATTGGCTCCTGTGTGGAGATCCCTTGTACATATCATCCTGGCGGGACATCAGATGCATCCGGCACTGTGTGGTACAGTAACAAACATTATGACTTTGATCCTGTCATCTTAAACACCGAGGACTCATCATCCGTAATAGCAGAATACAAAGACAGGACCTCCCTGGTGCCCGGACATGAGAGCTGTACCCTGCGGATAGACCCTGTGAGAAAAGCGGATGATGGTGGTGAATATTATCCAGGGATAGATACCAGTTTAAATGCACAAGATAAACAATCTAGAACAGTGCGTCTCCATATCACAG GAACATCGTACATTCAACTTTCTGTGCCTGACATTATGACTGAAGGAGAAGCCACCACTATACGATGTGCAGTAGATCACACGTGCGGCTCCAGTCCTCCTGATCTACAATGGAACAAACCCGGTCATGTTATAAAGAAGTCAGTGGATCTAAAGTACGGATCATGGAGAGAAGAATCAGAACTGACTTATACTCCttcctatgaggatgatgggagtctTATCCAGTGCACGGCTACACATCCTATAGCTGGAAAGAGAACAAAGACTCTGAGCATCCTCT ATGCACCTAAAAATGTCACAGTGATCGGGATGGATGAAGTGATGGAAGGAAGTGACGTGACGTTACAATGTAACAGCGTCTCCAGGCCTGATGTATCTGAGTATGAATGGTACAAAGGGGAAACCAGATTACCAGACAGAGGACGGGAGATGACAGTGAGGAATGTGACCAGGGACAAGGAGCCCTATTCCTGTGTTGCCCGAAATACTGTGGGAAGAGGAGAATCCGCCCCCATACAGATCACtgtgacat ATGCGCCAGCTGGAGTCCACATCACTGTGAGGAATGACCATGAGTTGGTGTGTGATTTCCGGAGCAGCCGTCCTGATGTAACTCACTACACCTGGATGAAGGATGGATCCATATTACACAATGAGACAGGGAAGACACTGACCATAGACAACAACGGGGAGCGCTACGGCCGCTATTCATGTATTGCCCACAACACGGCTGGGAATTCCTCCTCACAAGAGATCCACATACAAC gTGAAGTCAATTTACTTATGATTTTGGGGATAGTGGCTGGAATATTCATTCTGCTGTTTTTGATTCTAATCGTTTACATAAG GCGAAAGAAGAAGTCCACTCTTAAGACCTCTGCAAATTATGGAAGAGTCTCCACCAGTAGTCCTCATAGC GTCACAATGACTATGGATGAAAATCAGTATGGAAATATCCGGAACAATCACCACACTCAACCACTTTCCATTGAATCAGA GCCATGCAGCCATCGAATGAAGTTGAGTATTCTGTTATCTCCCATAGACAGGAGGACCGGAGTAGACCTACCTCTTCTAGAGTCATCGATGCAGATCTTGTGGATTATGCAACTTTGA